In Gossypium hirsutum isolate 1008001.06 chromosome D06, Gossypium_hirsutum_v2.1, whole genome shotgun sequence, one genomic interval encodes:
- the LOC107901936 gene encoding glucose-6-phosphate/phosphate translocator 2, chloroplastic, giving the protein MLSSIKLSPSSFTSTGFLPNRRSIPTPQFSPLPIIKSLHSAFPTQSFSSQKPLHVASIDNLAISKNTQQRKTECQAYEADRSRPLDIKIELPDEDARLEAAKRIKIGIYFATWWALNVVFNIYNKKVLNAFPFPWLTSTLSLAAGSLLMLISWATRVADAPKTDFEFWKTLFPVAVAHTIGHVAATVSMSKVAVSFTHIIKSGEPAFSVLVSRFLLGDSFPMPVYLSLVPIIGGCALSALTELNFNMTGFMGAMISNLAFVFRNIFSKKGMNGKSVSGMNYYACLSMLSLLILTPFAIAVEGHQLWAVGWQKAVSQIGPNFVWWVVAQSVFYHLYNQVSYMSLDQISPLTFSIGNTMKRISVIVSSIIIFHTPVQPINALGAAIAILGTFLYSQAKQ; this is encoded by the exons ATGCTTTCTTCAATTAAGCTCTCCCCATCTTCTTTCACTTCCACAGGTTTCTTACCCAATAGACGTTCAATCCCAACACCACAATTCTCTCCATTGCCCATTATCAAGAGCCTCCACAGTGCCTTCCCCACCCAGTCTTTCTCTTCTCAAAAACCGCTACATGTTGCCTCCATTGACAATCTTGCAATCTCCAAAAACACCCAGCAGAGGAAAACTGAGTGCCAGGCCTATGAAGCCGACAGGTCTAGGCCTCTGGACATAAAAATTGAGTTACCTGACGAGGATGCGAGATTGGAAGCAGCTAAAAGGATTAAGATTGGGATTTACTTTGCTACTTGGTGGGCTTTGAATGTAGTTTTCAACATATATAACAAGAAGGTTCTCAATGCTTTCCCTTTCCCTTGGCTGACCTCTACCCTATCTTTGGCTGCTGGCTCTTTGCTGATGCTCATATCTTGGGCCACTAGAGTTGCTGATGCTCCTAAAACCGACTTTGAGTTTTGGAAGACCCTTTTCCCT gttgcGGTGGCACATACAATCGGGCATGTAGCAGCAACTGTGAGCATGTCAAAGGTCGCTGTTTCCTTCACACATATAATCAAGAGTGGTGAACCTGCATTCAGCGTTTTGGTTTCAAGATTTTTGTTAGGGGACTCATTTCCAATGCCAGTTTACTTGTCCCTTGTACCAATTATTGGAGGTTGTGCACTTTCAGCTTTGACTGAGCTCAATTTCAACATGACTG GTTTCATGGGGGCTATGATATCAAACTTGGCATTCGTGTTTAGAAACATATTCTCAAAGAAAGGGATGAATGGGAAGTCAGTGAGTGGGATGAACTACTATGCATGTTTGTCTATGTTGTCCCTTTTGATTCTTACACCTTTTGCAATCGCTGTCGAGGGTCATCAGCTATGGGCTGTTGGCTGGCAAAAAGCAGTCTCACAAATTGGACCCAATTTTGTCTG GTGGGTGGTAGCTCAGAGTGTCTTCTATCACTTATATAATCAAGTTTCATACATGTCTCTGGATCAAATTTCTCCCCTGACATTTAGCATTGGGAACACAATGAAGAGGATTTCAGTTATAGTGTCGTCCATCATCATCTTCCACACACCTGTTCAGCCCATTAATGCTCTTGGAGCTGCCATTGCCATCCTTGGAACCTTCCTTTATTCACAG GCAAAGCAGTGA